One Gemmatimonadota bacterium genomic window, CATTTTGGGCAAGCACCCTATTTTAACGTGACCTGGGGATCGTCCTTATACGCAGAATCTATTTGAACCAGGCGCTCTAAAGTCAGAGCGAACAGTGCAAACAAAGACTTCAGTAACTCTGTCTTTTTGATAACACCGACGCATTCAAAATACAATTCATCAACGCCTTCGGGAAAATCAGCGCCAAACCAGCCTTCATCGTCTTTGATCTTGAAATGGATATTCGGCTGTGTTTCACATAGCTTCCGTATTCTTGTATCGGCGAGTAGTAATTTGATTTTCTCCGGACTATTGCCTTTGATTTCAAACTGCTTGTCAAAAGATGGATCGCCTATTTCTATGTCTTTCATGCCGAATAATTTGCCAATTGAACTGAAGAATCCTTCGCGAGAGATCTCGAAATAGAGACCGTCTTTGTTTATAAATGGCGCGCGCATCCGAGTGTGTGTCGTTGTCGTTGTTACTTGTCCAGCAGGGGTTGTGACCGTGTAAGTATCGAGCAGAATTTGCCACTCACCGTGTTTGTAAGTGAGTACGTCCGTGCCCCAGAACCCACCTTCAATAAACTCACCGCCTATATCAGTAGCAATCTGCGTCCAGATTTCGTCCTTGGAGGGACCGAAAGCAGATCTGATAATACCCATCTTTTCCTCCATAGTTGTAATGCTTGATAAGCCTGATAAATAGCCAACCGATTCTGCGATTTACTTTAATTGTTCCTCTATCCAATCCATCCACTTCACAAGCTGCGAAAGGTATCTTGATACCCTCTCGTTTGAAGATGGCACCAGGTGGATATACAACTCTCTGGTCTCATCGAGAAAGTCAGTCCACTGTGGATATGACGCCTTTAGCATCGGTATTGTGTCAACGCCTTTAAGGGAACGAAATCGCCCTTGTGCCATCAAGAGACAAGCCCCGCCTAATACGCCAAGACGCGCCAGCTTGCGGAGTCTTAGTCGTGTCTCATTGGGAAGAGAAAAGTCAGTTGTATTTTCCTTTTCTAATCCCGCTGCATATCGAGTGAGATTCAAAGCTGACTGATGAAAATATTTTCGCACCCACGATGGGATGAAAGTCGGCAATTCAAACTCTTCTGTAAGATCATTTCCCCAAACCAGTGTGGCA contains:
- a CDS encoding DUF3137 domain-containing protein, with the translated sequence MGIIRSAFGPSKDEIWTQIATDIGGEFIEGGFWGTDVLTYKHGEWQILLDTYTVTTPAGQVTTTTTHTRMRAPFINKDGLYFEISREGFFSSIGKLFGMKDIEIGDPSFDKQFEIKGNSPEKIKLLLADTRIRKLCETQPNIHFKIKDDEGWFGADFPEGVDELYFECVGVIKKTELLKSLFALFALTLERLVQIDSAYKDDPQVTLK